A stretch of the Natranaerovirga pectinivora genome encodes the following:
- a CDS encoding glycerate kinase type-2 family protein, which produces MSSVRKDAFVMIKESINAVLPEAAVVKALKEKDFIGNIVVIAIGKAAWNMANATKNTLGDRISKGIVITKYEHAKGPIKNFEIIEAGHPVPDKNAIIGANKALELVEGLTKEDNIIFLISGGGSAIFEKPMNGVDLEDIMDITNQLLNCGADIVEINTIRKRLSAVKGGKFAALCGKANIYSIVLSDVIGDYLDAIASGPVYPDSSTSEEAMKIINKYNLHIDDHLKEIINIETPKQVDNCETIITGSVSALCEAAATSAKKLGYQPFILGSTLECEAKEAGKFMAAIARDIKQGKNSFQPPCAIIIGGETVVRIIGNGKGGRNQEIALSASIGIEGLEDVVLFSLGSDGTDGPTDAAGGIVDGESVKRMRAEDIMPEVYLDNNDSYNALKTSNDLIITGSTGTNVNDIIVLLCK; this is translated from the coding sequence GTGAGTTCAGTTAGAAAAGATGCTTTTGTAATGATTAAAGAATCGATCAATGCAGTTTTACCAGAAGCAGCAGTAGTAAAAGCATTAAAAGAAAAAGATTTTATAGGAAATATAGTTGTAATAGCTATAGGGAAAGCTGCATGGAATATGGCCAATGCTACTAAAAATACATTAGGAGATAGAATCTCAAAGGGCATTGTTATTACAAAGTATGAACATGCTAAGGGACCTATTAAAAATTTTGAAATTATAGAAGCAGGGCATCCAGTACCAGATAAAAATGCTATAATAGGTGCCAATAAAGCCTTAGAATTAGTTGAAGGTCTAACAAAAGAGGATAATATAATATTTTTAATTTCTGGCGGCGGCTCCGCTATATTTGAAAAACCTATGAATGGTGTAGACCTTGAGGATATAATGGATATAACCAATCAACTTCTTAACTGTGGAGCAGATATAGTGGAAATAAACACCATAAGAAAAAGGCTATCTGCAGTAAAGGGAGGAAAATTTGCAGCCTTATGTGGCAAAGCAAATATATATTCCATCGTATTGTCAGATGTTATAGGAGATTATTTAGATGCCATTGCATCAGGGCCAGTATATCCAGATAGTTCAACTTCAGAAGAAGCAATGAAAATAATTAATAAGTACAATCTGCACATAGATGACCATTTAAAAGAAATTATAAATATTGAGACACCAAAACAAGTGGACAATTGTGAAACCATTATTACAGGCAGTGTAAGTGCATTATGTGAGGCTGCTGCAACAAGTGCCAAAAAATTAGGATACCAACCATTTATTTTAGGCTCTACTCTTGAATGTGAGGCAAAAGAAGCAGGTAAATTTATGGCAGCCATTGCTAGGGATATAAAACAAGGCAAAAATTCTTTCCAACCTCCTTGTGCCATTATTATTGGAGGAGAAACGGTGGTACGTATCATAGGTAATGGAAAAGGTGGTAGAAACCAAGAAATTGCATTATCTGCTTCCATAGGTATTGAGGGATTAGAAGATGTGGTATTATTTTCTCTAGGGTCAGATGGAACCGATGGACCAACAGATGCTGCTGGTGGCATAGTTGATGGTGAATCCGTTAAGAGAATGAGAGCTGAGGACAT